In Nitrosomonas stercoris, the genomic stretch TCCATTACTCCAGCGTTATTAAGAGCTTCGAAAGCCATGCCTGCACTCATTGCACCATCTCCGATAACCGCAATAGCATGTTGTTTTGTGTGGTTGAGACGTGCAGCAATCGCCATTCCCAGTGCGGCACTGATGGAGGTGCTGGAATGAGCGGTACCAAAAGCATCGTATTCACTCTCTTCTCTTTTGGGGAAACCCGAAATACCATTTTGCATCCGTAGACGAGCCATTTCTGCTTGTCTGCCGGTTAGTATTTTGTGAGCATAGGTTTGATGCCCTACGTCCCATACCAATCGGTCAGAAGGGGTATCGAATATGTAATGCAGGGCAATGGTTAACTCGATGGTGCCAAGATTAGAGGATAGGTGTCCGCCTGTTTGAGAAACAGATTCAATCAGATAACTTCTTAATTCCTCTGCTAGTTGGGGTAATTGATTGCGTTTTAAGGTGCGTAATTGTGCGGGTATCTCAATGTGATCGAGTAGTGGATACATGCGAATTGATAACTGAGAATATAAGTAAAGTTAGACTGGGAGCGTTATTAAAAATTACGCTGTACAATGAAATCAGTGATTTGCTGCAGCCGTAGCGCTTTGGCACCAAATTGGTTTAATGATTCCTCAGCTTTTTGTCTAAGTTCATGTGCAAGCTCTCTCGCCTGCGTGACGCCCAGTATACTAACATAGGTAGGTTTATTATTTTCCGCATCCTTGCCTGCTGTTTTTCCTAATGCGGCGGTAGAAGCTTCCGCATCAAGAATATCATCGATTACCTGGAATGCCAGGCCGATACATTTAGCAAAATGATCAAGTTGCTTAAATTGATCTTGAGTCAATTTGTTACTGCAACTTGCTCCTAATATTACGGCTACTCGGATCAGTGCACCAGTTTTATGAATGTGCATAGATTCAAGCTCTGGTAAGCTGAGTATTTTGCCAACGCTATCCAGGTCAATCGCTTGGCCTCCTGCCATACCACGTGATCCTGCGGCCACTGCGAGCTGCTGAATCATTTTTAATTGTGCTTGTGGTTCATCTGTGACAGCAGGCTCTGCCAGTAACTGAAAAGCCAGGCTTTGTAGACTGTCTCCTACGAGTAAGGCGGTTGATTCATCATATTGAATATGACAGGTTGGTTTTCCTCGTCGTAGTGTATCGTTATCCATACACGGTAAATCGTCGTGCACTAACGAGTAAGCATGGATCAATTCCACTGCCGCGCTGACCACCACCACGCGTGTTTTATCTGCGTCGCCGAGCTCTCCAGCAGCAAAGGATAAGAGTGGTCGGATGCGTTTGCCCCCATTTAATACAGCGTAACGCATTGCTTCGTGCAGACGTGTTGGAGCGCAGTCAGACGTAGGTAGGCGTTTTTCCAGAAAAGATTCTGTTAATGCAAGGCATTCAGTGGTCCACTGCTTAAAATCAGGATGCATCTTGCTCAGGGGTCACAAAGTTTTTCAATATGTTTGTCTCGAGTATTTTTATTTGTTGTTGTGAATCTTTGAGTACATGTTGGCAGTATTGTAACAATTCCACCCCACGTTTGTACGCTGAAAGTGCTTCCTCCAGAGACATTTTCCCTGTTTCCATGTTAGTTACAATTTGTTCGAGTTCGGCTGTAGCCGTTTCGAAATTCTCGAGAGGCGGCAGCGTTTGCTCTTGTTTCTTAGTACGAGATGATTTTTTTTCCATAAGAAATTAATTGGCTACAACGGATTAAAGATCAATTTCAGCACATGAGTATTGTCATGCTGTTTTTGATAGATTGGCTTGAGAATTTGTTTGGTTGAAGCAGCAAAAACAAGCTGAATTTATTCCTTCTTTGGTAAATTGATTTGCTGTAACAACAGTATGATGCATTCTTATAACGAGCGATGGAAAAAGTTGACCAAAGCAGTATAAAAGTCTAACATACCGCGCTCGTAGTAATTGTCTCATATTCCCCGATAGCTCAGTCGGTAGAGCGACGGACTGTTAATCCGCAGGTCCCTGGTTCGAGCCCAGGTCGGGGAGCCAACAACACAACAACTGCCCTTACGCTTCACATCATTCCTGTTTTAAAAATAAGAAATCAATACTTTCCTAGTTTTTTTTATGTTCTTCGGCAATAGCAATACGATAGTACTGGGGTACTAGGCTGATTGTGTAAAGAAATTATGATGTAGTGCGGTGAGGATATTTCTCTTTCTTTTGTTCAGATATGGTGACTGATACATCTGTATGAGAGAATAGAAGACTGCTTACTCTAGAATGAGTAGTGATTAGGAAATTCAGGAAGAAAATATAGGAAAATGGTTGCGGGGGCAGGATTTGAACCTACGACCTTCGGGTTATGAGCCCGACGAGCTGCCAGACTGCTCCACCCCGCGACTGAATCAACTATTTTAAATAAAAAATCATTCTGAGTCAAACGATTGTTATATTGTGCTGAGTGAGATAAAACAAGCAAGATAATTCACTCTGAACAAATTATCTTGCTTCAAATATAAGTGTAATACTTATTATTGTATGTTAGTTTTTGGTTTCTATTTGTACTAACGGTTCAGAATCTTGCAGATCTAATTCACTGGAAAGAGTTGATCTGACATGAGGTCTTTTGGCTGGTGTTAAAAATTCATCAGCTGCTTCAGATATTTTATCCGGCGCAGTTTCTATCATCACCAATCCGCTCTCAGTAAGATCGGGTGCCTTCATTTCAATATTTTTTGTATCGGGTTGAATGGTGGCCTCGTCAGCTGCGACAGTAACTTCAATATGATGGATAGATTCAACTGCTTGAACAGTTGCTACTGGCCGCATCGCATCGGTATTTTCAACAGTTGTCGGAACATGTTGAATCGTGTTTTCTGATAACAACGGTAAAAATCCTGCAATCTCTTTATCATTTGCTGTTGATGCGGAAGGAGTTACTGATTCAACTGTGTGATCTACTGTAATTTCTTGATCCTGTTTGATTTTATCTTGCTCAATCGACTTGTTAGTATCTGTGGGACGTTCTCGCCGGCTACGATGTGGTCCCCGACGACGTGAGCGGCTGGTTTTTTTTGCAGTGCTCATTTCTTCTGCTGTTACTGTTTCCAAGTGATCCGTTTCTGCCACAGATTTTTGTGATCGGTTTTTTTGATCAGGTTTACGGTGTTTTTTGTTATTGGGTTTCTCAGTTGAATTTTTGTCGAACTCCTCAGGTGGTAAAGCTTCTGAGGCTGTTTCTATTGTTTTATTTGTTGTTGTAATTTCTGATGTGCTGCTTCTGGTGCGTCGATTACGTCCTCGATCGCGTCGGCTTTTACTGCGTCCCCCATGAGTAGTAGGTTTGGGGAGGGATTCTTCAGTAGATTGCTCCAACTCTATTTGATTGCTGACTGTACTGGTAGATTTAAATAGACCAAAAAATTTATCCAAAAATGATAACTGTTCCCGGGGTTTATCTTCTGAAACCGGAGCAGGTTGCTCAGGTTTGATACCAGTGACGACAGCTTTGGGTTGAATGGCTTTGGGCTCTTGTGAAGTAGATGGAAGTGCGGTCTCTTCCGTAACATTTTCCACCATTTCGTAGCTGGGCGGTAGTTCTGCTGATTTGATATCTTCGTTCCGCAGCCGAGTAACAGTATAGTTTGGTGTTTCCATATAAATATTAGGAACCAAGATAATACCGACTTTTAAACGCACTTCCAGCTGATGGATTTCTGAGCGCTTTTCATTGAGTAGGAATGTGGCAACGTCCACCGGCAGTTGCACTTGCAGCAAACTGGTTTGTTCCTTCATGGCTTCTTCCTGGATGATTCTGAGAATGTGCAGTGCAGAAGAATCGGTTCCCCGAATGTGACCAGTGCCGTGACAACGAGGACACGCAATGTAATTACCTTCACCCAAAGAAGGGCGCAATCGTTGACGTGATAGCTCTAATAACCCGAAACGAGAAATTTTGCCGATTTGCACGCGTGCTCGGTCTAGCCGTAATGCCTTCAACAAGCTGGTTTCCACTTCTCGCTGATTGCGGGTAACGCTCATATCAATAAAATCGACAACAACCAGTCCACCCAAATCACGTAGTCGCAACTGTCGAGCGATTTCATCAGCAGCTTCAAGGTTGGTATTGAGTGCGGTAGTTTCTATATCCGAGCCGCGGATAGCACGTGCTGAATTGACATCGATTGAAACTAGCGCCTCAGTGTGATCAATTACAATTGAACCACCTGAAGGAAGCGTCACCTGGCGCGCATAGGCCGTTTCAATTTGGTGTTCAATCTGAAAGCGAGAAAACAGAGGGATATCGTCTTGGTAGAGCTTCAGTCGATCAACATTTGCTGGCATGACGTTGCTCATAAATTGATAAGCCTGTTCGTATATTTCAGGGTTATCAATCAGAATTTCACCAATGGCAGCATGAAAATAATCACGAATAGCTCGGATGACGAGGCTACTTTCCTGATAAATAAGAAAAACACCACTCTCACTGTTGGCGGCCTCTTCAATTGCACGCCAAAGTTGTGATAGATAATTTAAATCCCACTGCAATTCTTCTTCGGTACGACCAATACCTGCAGTGCGTACGATGATGCTCATACCATCAGGTATTTGAAGATGATCGATTACTTCGCGCAACTTTGTTCTTTCGATAGCGCTGATTCGGCGTGAAATGCCTCCTCCTTGTGGATTGTTGGGCATTAACACAAGGTAGCGTCCGGCGAGTGAAATATAGGTGGTGAGAGCAGCACCTTTGTTACCACGTTCATCCTTGTCAACCTGCACGATGAGCTCTTGGCCTTCATGCAGCAATTCGCTGACTCGATGATTTTGTTCAGTATCATGGTTACCAAAACAAGAGGGGGCAATTTCCTTGTAGGGCAAAAAGCCATGGCGGCCAGCGCCATAATCAACAAAAGCTGCTTCAAGACTCGGCTCGAGACGTGTGACAATCGCTTTGTAAATGTTGCTTTTACGTTGCTCCTTACCCGAAGTTTCAATATCAATATCGATGAGTTTTTGCCCATCCACAATAGCGACACGCAGCTCTTCGGGCTGAGTCGCATTGAATAACATACGTTTCATTTAGTATCCTCTGCGCTCAATGTATAGTAAATTTTTTGTTCTCGTTCAGTGTGACATATCGATATTTTTACACCAGTTTTCCCTGTTGCCTGCGAGGCATACATAAAATGAATGCGGGCTTCAGTCGCTCGTGAAATTGTCTTGTCAATAATTGTTCAATAGCTGCTTAAATATGGTCACCAGATACTCTGGCTGGATTGACCAAGTTAAAAAGAGTGGCTGATAAAGCCAGTTGCAGATATATCCTGTAAGCTGATATGAGAGCAGAATTTGGGTCTATATATCGAGCGCGTAAATTAATTGTTATCACTACTTGTGAGTGTGGTGAGTGATATTAACCAGCCAGAATTTGGTTTCAACAAAATTCTGGATACATAACCTTTTAATGGATTACATAATCGTTTCATGACGAAAAAACAGGTTGGTAGGCGTTCAGATTTAAAAAATATCAGCAAAAATAGAGTGCTCGGTAAAGAGAAAATAATGGCTGGCATTATATCGGAACATGTGGCTGTTAAACAGGTTGATGAAACTGCCGAAGGGCAGAGAATTGATAATTTTCTCATAAAACAGTTTAGAAATATACCCAAACGTCATATATACCAATTGCTGCGCAGCGGACAAGTACGAGTAAATAGTAAACGTATCAAGGCTAGTTATCGGCTAGTGTTAAATGACAAGGTACGTATTCCACCTGTTACTTACCAAGCAAAAACAATTTTTCAGCCAAAACCATGCCAAATTGAGCGGTTTGATATTTTGTATCAAGATGATGATTTGTTGGTGATTAACAAACCGGCAGGTATTGCTGTTCATGGGGGTAGCGGCATCAGCTACGGTGTAATTGAGCAACTGCGAAGACAACACCCCGATTGGCGGTTTCTGGAGTTGGTACATCGTCTTGATCGAGAAACTTCAGGAGTATTATTACTTGCACGTAAACGGCGTGCCTTGGTGGAATTACATCAACAGATTCGCGAAGGAGCTGTGCAGAAACACTATCAGGTGTTGGTGCGTGGGAAGTGGAGGAACCAACTACAGAATGTGCGACTACCATTATATAAGTATTTGACAGCAAAAGGTGAACGGCGTGTAGCCATAGCAACTGCTCAGCGTAACTACGATAAAGTTAAAGTGCAACAGGCGCATACCTTATTTACGTTGCAGCAAACCTGGGATGATTTTAGCTTGTTGGATGCCAAACTAATAACAGGACGGACGCATCAAATTCGAGTGCATCTTGGTCATCTTGGTTTTCCGATTGTGGGAGACGATAAATACGGGGATTTTGAATTAAACAAACGGCTGCTAAAGGGAGATGGTACAGATTTGCTGTTAAAGCGTATGTTTTTGCATGCTTCCACATTTATTTGCAGGCATCCGTTCACAGGTGATACTTTGCGTTTGGAAGCATCGCTACCTGATG encodes the following:
- a CDS encoding farnesyl diphosphate synthase, with translation MHPDFKQWTTECLALTESFLEKRLPTSDCAPTRLHEAMRYAVLNGGKRIRPLLSFAAGELGDADKTRVVVVSAAVELIHAYSLVHDDLPCMDNDTLRRGKPTCHIQYDESTALLVGDSLQSLAFQLLAEPAVTDEPQAQLKMIQQLAVAAGSRGMAGGQAIDLDSVGKILSLPELESMHIHKTGALIRVAVILGASCSNKLTQDQFKQLDHFAKCIGLAFQVIDDILDAEASTAALGKTAGKDAENNKPTYVSILGVTQARELAHELRQKAEESLNQFGAKALRLQQITDFIVQRNF
- a CDS encoding exodeoxyribonuclease 7 small subunit, which encodes MEKKSSRTKKQEQTLPPLENFETATAELEQIVTNMETGKMSLEEALSAYKRGVELLQYCQHVLKDSQQQIKILETNILKNFVTPEQDAS
- a CDS encoding ribonuclease E, translated to MKRMLFNATQPEELRVAIVDGQKLIDIDIETSGKEQRKSNIYKAIVTRLEPSLEAAFVDYGAGRHGFLPYKEIAPSCFGNHDTEQNHRVSELLHEGQELIVQVDKDERGNKGAALTTYISLAGRYLVLMPNNPQGGGISRRISAIERTKLREVIDHLQIPDGMSIIVRTAGIGRTEEELQWDLNYLSQLWRAIEEAANSESGVFLIYQESSLVIRAIRDYFHAAIGEILIDNPEIYEQAYQFMSNVMPANVDRLKLYQDDIPLFSRFQIEHQIETAYARQVTLPSGGSIVIDHTEALVSIDVNSARAIRGSDIETTALNTNLEAADEIARQLRLRDLGGLVVVDFIDMSVTRNQREVETSLLKALRLDRARVQIGKISRFGLLELSRQRLRPSLGEGNYIACPRCHGTGHIRGTDSSALHILRIIQEEAMKEQTSLLQVQLPVDVATFLLNEKRSEIHQLEVRLKVGIILVPNIYMETPNYTVTRLRNEDIKSAELPPSYEMVENVTEETALPSTSQEPKAIQPKAVVTGIKPEQPAPVSEDKPREQLSFLDKFFGLFKSTSTVSNQIELEQSTEESLPKPTTHGGRSKSRRDRGRNRRTRSSTSEITTTNKTIETASEALPPEEFDKNSTEKPNNKKHRKPDQKNRSQKSVAETDHLETVTAEEMSTAKKTSRSRRRGPHRSRRERPTDTNKSIEQDKIKQDQEITVDHTVESVTPSASTANDKEIAGFLPLLSENTIQHVPTTVENTDAMRPVATVQAVESIHHIEVTVAADEATIQPDTKNIEMKAPDLTESGLVMIETAPDKISEAADEFLTPAKRPHVRSTLSSELDLQDSEPLVQIETKN
- a CDS encoding ribosomal large subunit pseudouridine synthase, whose product is MTKKQVGRRSDLKNISKNRVLGKEKIMAGIISEHVAVKQVDETAEGQRIDNFLIKQFRNIPKRHIYQLLRSGQVRVNSKRIKASYRLVLNDKVRIPPVTYQAKTIFQPKPCQIERFDILYQDDDLLVINKPAGIAVHGGSGISYGVIEQLRRQHPDWRFLELVHRLDRETSGVLLLARKRRALVELHQQIREGAVQKHYQVLVRGKWRNQLQNVRLPLYKYLTAKGERRVAIATAQRNYDKVKVQQAHTLFTLQQTWDDFSLLDAKLITGRTHQIRVHLGHLGFPIVGDDKYGDFELNKRLLKGDGTDLLLKRMFLHASTFICRHPFTGDTLRLEASLPDELQFFINKLNTDAI